A single window of Pyxicephalus adspersus chromosome 10, UCB_Pads_2.0, whole genome shotgun sequence DNA harbors:
- the CUEDC2 gene encoding CUE domain-containing protein 2, whose amino-acid sequence MCAGREEVTSVNRAALQVCLCIQGYGRNNLGMSLEKIIRDTLTSFIQSHIPDADLSAMDEVFFSYVTGVLEELGSQESSEDDFEMETFIEMLEGYVPGFAEIGSDKVYEMMFELSGRLREARNKENFSPKQSAESSGDVPKSDGTEPSQIRAQTPPEGAEAQEKSELKKNVDVLLEMFPCCSLRQAEKVLSMAKGNLEDAVQIMVDSEEQLDNRSETQELQKAPKKEDLKDFILQKYMLVDDEEDKKTHRPLMPKEAPKKLIRYIDNQVVSTKGERYKDMKKPESEEMKKTYINLKPARKYKFH is encoded by the exons ATGTGTGCAGGTAGGGAGGAAGTGACGTCAGTGAACAGAGCCGCGCTGCAGGTCTGTCTGTGTATACAAGGATACGGGCG GAATAATTTGGGCATGTCGCTGGAAAAGATTATTAGAGATACCCTAACAAGCTTCATACAGTCCCATATTCCAGATGCAGATCTCAG TGCCATGGATGAAGTGTTCTTCTCATATGTAACTGGGGTGTTAGAAGAACTGGGATCCCAAGAGTCCTCAGAAGATGATTTTGAGATGGAAACATTCATAGAAATGTTGGAGGGCTACGTTCCAGGTTTTGCAGAAATTGGCAG TGACAAAGTCTATGAAATGATGTTTGAACTGTCCGGTCGGCTAAGAGAAGCACGTAATAAGG aaaatttTTCTCCTAAACAATCAGCGGAGAGCTCAGGTGATGTTCCAAAATCTGATGGCACAGAACCAAGTCAAATAAGAGCACAAACTCCACCCGAAGGAGCAGAGGCACAG gaaaaaagcgaattaaagaaaaatgttgatgtcCTGCTAGAGATGTTCCCATGCTGTAGTTTGCGTCAAGCTGAGAAAGTTCTCTCTATGGCTAAAGGGAATCTGGAAGATGCAGTTCAGATCATGGTAGACAGCGAGGAGCAGCTTGACAATAGATCTGAGACACAG GAGTTACAGAAGGCTCCCAAAAAGGAGGACTTGAAAGACTTTATTTTACAGAA ATACATGTTAGTTGACGACGAGGAGGATAAAaagacccacagaccactaatgCCAAAGGAG GCCCCAAAGAAACTTATTCGGTACATTGACAATCAGGTTGTCAGCACAAAGGGGGAACGGTACAAAGATATGAAGAAGCCGGAGAGTGAAGAGATGAAGAAAACTTATATTAATCTAAAGCCTGCCAGGAAGTATAAGTTTCACTGA
- the FBXL15 gene encoding F-box/LRR-repeat protein 15 (The sequence of the model RefSeq protein was modified relative to this genomic sequence to represent the inferred CDS: added 29 bases not found in genome assembly) yields MMSKNQNISSLQLLDLPWEDVLVPHILSYLPLRHIINLQKVSKGFQALVQLYLANCRSFDSTQLGSQLPKSAFSSMLKHNSVLQRLDLRSCSDWLTDKELLPIIGQNHHLLHINLNSCVQLSRQSLVAISISCPHLQKICLGHCEWVDCLSLRSLADHCKHLESVDLTACRQLKDDAVCYLVQKSKQMKSLSLAVNANISDVAVEETAKNCRELEHLDLTGCLRVKNESIRTLAEYCTKLKSLKVKHCHNVTESSLGILRKRDVTLDVEPPLQRALVLLQDVVGFAPFINLQI; encoded by the exons TCTCCAGCTGTTGGATCTGCCTTGGGAAGATGTGTTGGTCCCTCATATCCTGTCCTATTTACCGCTACGGCACATCATAAACCTGCAGAAGGTCAGCAAAGGTTTTCAGGCCTTAGTGCAGCTCTATCTAGCCAACTGCCGTAGCTTTGACTCTACACAG cTTGGCTCACAATTACCAAAAAGCGCTTTTAGCAGTATGCTAAAACACAATTCAGTATTACAAAGACTTGACCTAAGAAGCTGTTCTGATTGGTTAACGGACAAGGAACTTCTTCCTATCATTGGGCAGAACCATCATCTTCTTCATATCAACCTAAACAGTTGTGTACAGCTGAGCCGGCAATCCCTGGTGGCCATTTCAATCAGTTGCCCCCACTTACAGAAGATTTGCCTCGGTCACTGTGAATGGGTAGACTGCCTTTCCCTTCGCAGCCTGGCAGACCACTGTAAACATTTGGAGTCTGTTGATCTGACAGCATGTCGTCAGCTGAAGGATGATGCAGTATGTTATTTGGTCCAAAAAAGCAAACAGATGAAATCTCTTTCACTAGCTGTCAACGCCAATATAAGTGATGTTGCTGTTGAAGAAACGGCTAAAAATTGCCGTGAACTGGAGCATCTTGATTTAACAGGATGTCTGCGGGTAAAGAACGAGTCCATTAG aaCCTTAGCTGAGTACTGTACAAAACTGAAATCCCTCAAAGTAAAGCATTGCCACAACGTGACAGAATCCAGTCTAGGAATCCTGCGGAAGAGAGATGTAACGTTAGATGTGGAGCCTCCATTACAGCGAGCATTGGTTCTCTTGCAGGATGTTGTTGGATTTGCCCCGTTTATAAACCTTCAAATATAG